A single Amphiura filiformis chromosome 19, Afil_fr2py, whole genome shotgun sequence DNA region contains:
- the LOC140140415 gene encoding uncharacterized protein, which translates to MGSPVSPIVCNLYLEHLEQLAISTAPHPPLWWFRYVDDTHTKLKKRYAQEFTDHLNSLDPDIKFTTEGEDNRTLAFLDTLTVIKPDGSLNIKIYRKPTHTDQYLNFSSNHPLQHKLGVIHTLFHRAESVITDPVDCDEEKSHMTEALSKCGYPKWAFDRLNKPKDKSKPTKDSTNTNKGQVVIPYVKGISDALKRIYSSYGIRVCFKPTRTLRQLLVAPKDKKDKKDVTGPVYLIPCQGQTTRGPCSESYIGETGRSLKTRFLEHRRPSSTSSEVSQHIHIESPGHHVDLEKVQILDREPRYFERGVKEAIHIRANQPSLNKDGGRYNLARVYDPVLTSQVKSRQIDQRTGSVC; encoded by the coding sequence ATGGGGAGCCCAGTCAGTCCAATTGTCTGcaatctgtatttggaacattTGGAACAATTAGCCATCTCTACTGCTCCTCATCCTCCATTGTGGTGGTTCAGATATGTTGACGACACTCACACCAAATTAAAGAAACGCTACGCCCAGGAATTCACTGATCACTTAAATTCGCTCGATCCGGATATCAAATTCACCACAGAGGGTGAAGATAACAGGACTCTGGCCTTCTTGGACACTCTAACAGTCATAAAACCGGACGGCTCACTCAATATCAAGATCTATCGCAAACCCACACATACAGACCAGTATCTGAACTTTTCTTCGAATCACCCTCTACAACACAAACTGGGAGTGATACATACGCTTTTTCATCGCGCAGAGTCAGTTATTACCGATCCGGTAGACTGTGACGAAGAGAAGTCGCACATGACTGAAGCATTATCTAAGTGTGGTTACCCCAAGTGGGCTTTTGACAGGCTCAACAAACCTAAGGACAAAAGTAAACCGACAAAGGACAGTACCAACACCAACAAAGGACAAGTTGTTATCCCTTATGTCAAAGGCATCTCTGATGCCTTAAAACGTATTTACAGCTCATACGGCATAAGAGTGTGTTTTAAGCCAACGCGCACACTACGTCAACTGTTAGTTGCGCCTAAAGacaaaaaggacaaaaaggacgtCACGGGTCCCGTATATCTGATTCCTTGCCAGGGTCAGACCACCCGGGGCCCCTGCTCGGAATCATACATAGGAGAGACAGGCAGGTCTCTAAAAACACGTTTCCTTGAGCATAGGCGGCCTAGCTCCACCTCGTCCGAAGTATCTCAGCACATACACATAGAGTCCCCAGGACATCACGTGGACCTAGAGAAAGTGCAGATCCTCGACAGAGAACCACGGTACTTCGAAAGAGGAGTCAAAGAGGCCATTCACATCCGGGCCAACCAACCTTCTTTGAATAAGGACGGGGGGCGCTACAACTTAGCAAGAGTCTACGATCCAgttctgacgtcacaagtcaagagtCGTCAAATCGACCAACGAACTGGATCAGtctgctga